In Salminus brasiliensis chromosome 24, fSalBra1.hap2, whole genome shotgun sequence, one genomic interval encodes:
- the LOC140547011 gene encoding histone H1-like → MAEVAPAPAASAPAKAPKKKAAARPKKAGPSVGELIVKAVSASKERSGVSLAALKKALAAGGYDVEKNNSRVKLAVKSLVTKGTLVQTKGTGASGSFKLNKKQTEAKKKPAAKKPAPKAKKPAAKKPAAAKKPKKVAAKKPTAAKKSPKKAKKPVAAAKKAAKSPKKAKKPAAPKKATKSPKKAKTVKPKAAKPKAAKAKKAAPKKK, encoded by the coding sequence atggcagaagtcgctccagccccagccgcctcggcgcccgccaaggcccccaagaagaaggccgccgcccgccccaagaaagccggccccagcgtgggcgagctcatcgtcaaggccgtctcggcttccaaggagaggagcggcgtgtctctcgccgccctgaagaaagccctggctgccggcggctacgacgtcgagaagaacaactcacgcgttaagctcgccgtcaagagcctcgtcaccaagggcactctggtgcagaccaaaggcaccggcgcgtcgggctctttcaagcttaacaagaagcagaccgaggcaaagaagaagccggccgccaagaaaccggcacctaaagctaagaagccggccgccaagaaaccagCCGCGGCCAAGAAGCCCAAGAAGGTAGCGGCTAAGAAACCCACTGCGGCTAAGAaatcccccaagaaggccaagaagcccgtcgcggccgctaagaaggcagcgaagagccccaagaaggccaagaagccggcGGCTCCCAAAAAGGCGACCAAGAGCCCAAAGAAAGCCAAAACGGTCAAGCCTAAAGCAGCTAAGCCCAAGGCGGCGAAGGCGAAAAAGGCTGCCCCTAAGAAGAAGTAA
- the LOC140546366 gene encoding histone H3-like, translating to MSGRGKTGGKARAKAKTRSSRAGLQFPVGRVHRLLRKGNYAERVGAGAPVYLAAVLEYLTAEILELAGNAARDNKKTRIIPRHLQLAVRNDEELNKLLGGVTIAQGGVLPNIQAVLLPKKTEKTVKTKGAEFNAMARTKQTARKSTGGKAPRKQLATKAARKSAPATGGVKKPHRYRPGTVALREIRRYQKSTELLIRKLPFQRLVREIAQDFKTDLRFQSSAVMALQEASEAYLVGLFEDTNLCAIHAKRVTIMPKDIQLARRIRGERA from the exons ATGAGTGGAAGAGGCAAAACCGGTGGTAAAGCTAGGGCCAAGGCTAAGACTCGTTCGTCCCGCGCCGGACTGCAGTTCCCAGTTGGCCGTGTGCACAGGCTTCTGCGTAAAGGCAACTACGCTGAGCGGGTCGGCGCCGGCGCTCCCGTCTACTTGGCCGCCGTCCTGGAGTATCTCACCGCTGAGATTCTCGAGTTGGCTGGCAACGCCGCCCGCGACAACAAGAAGACCCGTATTATCCCCCGTCACCtgcagctggctgttcgtaacgacgaggagctgaacaaactgctcgGAGGAGTCACTATCGCCCAAGGTGGTGTGCTGCCCAACATTCAGGCTGTACTGCTGCCTAAGAAGACCGAGAAGACTGTGAAGACAAA aggagcagagttcaacgcgatggcaagaaccaagcagACCGCTCGTAAGTCCACCGGTGGCAAGGCCCCGAGGAAGCAGCTCGCCACCAAGGCTGCCCGCAAGAGCGCCCCAGCCACCGGCGGCGTGAAAAAGCCTCACCGTTACAGGCCCGGCACCGTGGCTCTGAGGGAGATCCGCCGCTACCAGAAATCTACTGAGCTGCTGATCCGTAAGCTGCCCTTCCAGCGGCTAGTGCGTGAGATCGCGCAGGACTTCAAGACTGATCTCCGCTTCCAGAGCTCCGCCGTCATGGCCCTGCAGGAGGCTAGCGAGGCGTACTTGGTGGGTCTGTTTGAAGATactaacctgtgcgctatccacgccaagagagtcaccatcatgcctaaagacatccagctggcccgccgtattcgcggagagcgcgcttaa